The following proteins are encoded in a genomic region of Candidatus Poribacteria bacterium:
- a CDS encoding NAD-binding protein, producing MNYQRKILIAPILLVSLIVTGTVGYLFLERDNPQGEWQLLDAIYMTVITLTTVGYENMGMSDEGRVFTLFLLIGGFGVFTYSVTIATAFLIEGQLQSFFRQQKMIRTVDKLLNHYIVCGLGDTGVHVLDEMLKAEVDFVGIEVEEERLIHLSDTRDFLYLQGDATDDELLIRAGIERAQGLVTCLSRDQDNLFVVISARKLNPRLKIASKAVEDNSPGKLITAGADEVVLPDHIGGLRLASGILQPQLVGFLESMTQNRQGAQFTESIIQKDSPLDGISLKAASIQEQTGLVVVAIQDSDGAFLYNPPGDKKMVAGDALLVIANQKQLHTLHKLTGDLG from the coding sequence ATGAATTATCAACGCAAGATCCTAATTGCCCCTATACTGCTCGTGAGCTTGATCGTAACCGGAACCGTTGGTTACCTATTCCTCGAAAGGGATAACCCGCAAGGGGAATGGCAACTTCTTGACGCGATCTACATGACTGTCATTACCCTAACGACTGTCGGTTATGAGAACATGGGAATGAGTGATGAAGGACGAGTCTTCACCCTGTTTCTGCTCATCGGCGGGTTTGGAGTGTTCACCTATAGTGTTACGATCGCTACCGCATTTTTAATCGAAGGACAACTACAAAGTTTTTTCCGACAACAAAAAATGATTCGAACTGTCGATAAATTATTAAACCATTATATTGTTTGTGGACTTGGTGATACCGGTGTGCATGTCCTTGACGAAATGCTGAAGGCAGAAGTAGATTTCGTCGGTATTGAAGTCGAGGAAGAAAGACTTATCCACCTCTCTGATACACGAGATTTTCTGTACCTTCAAGGTGATGCAACCGATGATGAATTACTCATACGGGCAGGCATTGAGCGCGCCCAAGGACTTGTTACATGTCTTAGCCGCGATCAAGACAATCTTTTTGTGGTGATCTCTGCAAGAAAATTGAATCCACGTTTAAAGATAGCATCTAAAGCCGTTGAAGACAATTCCCCCGGAAAACTCATCACCGCCGGGGCAGATGAAGTCGTCCTACCCGATCACATTGGTGGGCTCCGCCTTGCATCTGGCATACTTCAACCACAACTCGTAGGGTTTTTGGAAAGTATGACCCAAAATCGACAGGGTGCACAATTTACTGAATCCATCATCCAAAAAGATTCTCCGTTAGATGGGATTTCTCTTAAAGCCGCGAGTATTCAAGAGCAAACTGGGTTGGTTGTCGTCGCAATCCAAGATAGCGACGGCGCGTTTCTCTATAATCCGCCCGGAGATAAGAAAATGGTAGCCGGTGATGCCTTGTTAGTCATAGCCAACCAAAAACAACTACACACATTACATAAACTTACTGGCGATTTAGGTTAG
- a CDS encoding HEAT repeat domain-containing protein, giving the protein MEFYHGTTLSNARGVVENGFRPRGGAVWFTTNWNYAKNRAEQKARRRRGRPVVLKTELEVEKLRAHLGNGRIQIRGGIIAIHQQMQVQLLEANSFEFLACPVALAQWVNDQLGLYSHNGVSRNHWGIVRLAHWMNNRMRSGTGNQINRQEFFIKGRQWLPAFFDKIPFSPEVLPIQHLQNDTIVVRVLYPETKEEPLDSTKVDALHTKAVADIFDENPKRRVRGLQSLEKIGTEELFDWCVLHLEDESVDVVCNALKIICRCDEGYVAPILPHAESKNRRIRAGALAALAKHDFDDTERWFERGLKDPAACVRMEVAKLLPTLDRIEHSTLFDIARHDPNPAVKRSARKRH; this is encoded by the coding sequence ATGGAATTCTATCACGGCACAACATTAAGCAATGCGAGAGGGGTCGTTGAAAATGGGTTTCGCCCACGTGGTGGAGCCGTCTGGTTCACAACAAATTGGAACTACGCTAAAAATCGCGCAGAACAAAAGGCGCGACGGCGGCGGGGTCGACCGGTCGTACTCAAAACCGAACTGGAGGTCGAAAAACTCCGTGCACACCTCGGTAATGGCAGAATCCAAATACGGGGTGGCATTATAGCCATTCACCAACAGATGCAGGTCCAACTCTTAGAGGCGAATTCTTTTGAATTCCTTGCGTGTCCAGTTGCACTGGCACAATGGGTTAACGACCAATTGGGGCTTTACTCCCACAACGGCGTGAGTCGAAACCATTGGGGTATCGTGCGATTGGCACATTGGATGAACAACCGAATGCGATCAGGCACTGGAAACCAAATCAATCGGCAAGAGTTTTTTATTAAAGGCAGACAATGGTTACCAGCCTTCTTTGACAAGATTCCGTTTAGTCCTGAGGTACTACCTATTCAGCATCTTCAGAATGACACTATCGTAGTCCGCGTTCTTTATCCAGAGACCAAGGAGGAACCACTCGATTCAACAAAAGTTGATGCCCTCCACACGAAAGCAGTCGCCGACATTTTTGATGAGAATCCAAAGCGACGAGTACGCGGACTTCAATCTCTCGAAAAAATCGGGACTGAAGAACTATTTGATTGGTGTGTATTGCATCTCGAAGATGAATCAGTAGATGTGGTATGTAACGCTTTAAAAATTATATGTCGATGCGATGAGGGGTATGTCGCCCCTATTCTACCGCACGCTGAATCAAAAAATAGACGCATTCGGGCGGGTGCGCTCGCAGCACTCGCAAAACACGATTTTGATGATACCGAACGTTGGTTTGAACGTGGACTCAAAGACCCAGCGGCATGCGTACGCATGGAAGTGGCAAAACTTTTGCCTACACTGGATAGAATTGAACACAGCACACTCTTTGACATTGCCCGGCACGATCCGAATCCTGCTGTCAAGCGTAGTGCCAGAAAGCGACATTAG
- a CDS encoding DUF1844 domain-containing protein codes for MEETTAQEEAQQLPPVDFISYLANLVETGRLYLEGIPNPETNEVVTNLPLVKHIIDTIEMLEEKTKGNLTAPEANFLANTLYELRMGYVRAISRQEAAAQEETPTDESEKTEEEASTDSTENAS; via the coding sequence ATGGAAGAAACTACAGCTCAGGAGGAAGCACAACAACTTCCCCCTGTCGATTTTATTAGTTATCTTGCCAACCTTGTAGAAACAGGACGGCTCTACTTAGAAGGAATCCCAAACCCCGAAACGAACGAGGTCGTTACAAACCTCCCACTCGTGAAACATATTATTGATACTATTGAGATGCTTGAGGAAAAGACTAAAGGCAACCTCACCGCACCGGAAGCCAACTTTCTGGCGAATACCCTCTATGAACTCAGAATGGGCTATGTCCGTGCCATCAGTAGACAGGAAGCAGCTGCACAAGAGGAAACGCCAACCGACGAAAGTGAAAAAACCGAAGAAGAGGCTTCTACTGACAGCACCGAAAACGCCTCTTAA
- a CDS encoding peptidylprolyl isomerase: MLRQQQSKQHRQFASAALLVLATLFATFVLSCAQEEQQAPAPRARRAGTGTETTAAKPQIDPAAVVAVIETAKGTIEFEFLAAEAPETSKNFIKNAQVMYYKGEKFNRAEELLIQAGSKLAAGDTLPIENGSQEMSRGVVAMAKEEGASVSYASEFFICRGDAILDSDYTIFGNVISGMDVVDNIVVDDVITNITIRDKE, translated from the coding sequence ATGTTAAGGCAACAGCAGAGTAAGCAACACCGGCAGTTCGCATCCGCAGCACTCTTGGTTTTAGCAACCCTATTCGCTACCTTCGTGCTGAGTTGCGCACAAGAAGAGCAGCAAGCCCCTGCCCCGCGCGCACGTCGTGCTGGCACAGGCACTGAAACAACCGCAGCGAAACCACAGATTGATCCTGCAGCAGTGGTCGCCGTCATTGAAACGGCAAAAGGCACCATCGAATTTGAATTCCTTGCCGCTGAAGCACCAGAAACGTCTAAGAACTTCATCAAAAACGCGCAAGTGATGTATTACAAAGGTGAAAAGTTTAATCGCGCAGAAGAACTCCTCATCCAAGCAGGTTCAAAACTTGCTGCTGGAGATACACTTCCGATTGAGAACGGTTCACAAGAGATGTCGCGAGGGGTCGTCGCTATGGCGAAAGAAGAGGGGGCGAGCGTTTCATACGCCTCTGAATTCTTTATCTGTCGAGGGGACGCGATCCTTGACAGTGATTACACCATTTTCGGAAACGTTATCAGTGGGATGGACGTGGTTGACAACATCGTAGTCGACGACGTAATCACCAACATCACCATTCGGGATAAGGAATAG
- a CDS encoding peptidylprolyl isomerase codes for MNATPYSLAQLTSQNSLYKSPIFFLLVLTLIGCALPFGHQLTPEEQVAVVTTDKGTVVLEFYPEAAPVAVDNFIKLINQKFYDGLTFHRKVDAPGLNIIQGGCPEGDGSGGPGWTIIDEYTNPNQRPHVRGTLAMARADVPNSSGSQFYICLKPQPHLDGDYTTFGGVIQGMDIVDQLSIGDVMTKIRLEAKSKYVKATAE; via the coding sequence ATGAACGCGACACCTTATTCTTTGGCGCAGCTGACCAGCCAAAACTCACTGTACAAAAGTCCAATATTTTTTCTGTTAGTTCTAACCCTAATCGGCTGTGCGCTCCCCTTTGGGCACCAACTAACGCCTGAAGAGCAGGTCGCGGTCGTCACAACCGACAAAGGCACTGTTGTGCTTGAGTTCTACCCCGAGGCCGCCCCCGTGGCAGTGGACAACTTCATCAAGTTGATTAACCAGAAGTTTTACGACGGTTTAACATTTCATCGGAAAGTTGATGCACCCGGCTTGAATATCATTCAGGGCGGGTGTCCAGAAGGCGATGGATCAGGAGGTCCCGGTTGGACTATTATTGACGAATACACCAATCCGAATCAACGTCCACATGTCAGAGGCACACTGGCGATGGCTCGGGCAGACGTTCCGAATTCATCCGGGAGCCAATTCTATATCTGCTTGAAACCCCAACCCCATCTTGACGGAGACTACACTACTTTCGGTGGTGTAATTCAAGGGATGGATATCGTAGATCAGTTATCGATAGGCGATGTCATGACAAAAATCCGATTGGAGGCGAAGTCAAAATATGTTAAGGCAACAGCAGAGTAA
- a CDS encoding LamG domain-containing protein: protein MKQCVIFGLLFLILINVSAICKAQELVLHLPFDTLEGKVAKDISEFGNDATFKGSPKLIEGVFGQALEFDGKTSGQIPDHASLDIVDGITIEFWAIVKGGEAIQSGVEKGTAWVSGLYNLAALYNGGTILQFFDLPEPCNDDNIGPSIQDGEWHFLAGTWDGEDILLYIDGELEAEMPCKGALKPNNDPLFIGARGGSGRFLTGALDEIKMYNYALTKEELLRDMEEPVLLHVDAQDKLTTVWARLKTD from the coding sequence ATGAAACAGTGTGTCATTTTTGGGTTACTCTTTCTCATTTTAATAAACGTTTCAGCGATTTGTAAAGCACAAGAATTAGTATTGCACCTACCCTTTGATACTTTAGAAGGAAAAGTCGCAAAAGATATATCCGAATTCGGCAACGATGCGACCTTCAAAGGTTCACCGAAACTCATCGAAGGTGTTTTTGGACAAGCATTAGAGTTCGACGGAAAAACCTCTGGACAAATTCCCGACCACGCGAGTCTCGATATTGTTGACGGAATCACCATCGAATTCTGGGCGATCGTCAAAGGTGGAGAGGCAATCCAGAGTGGTGTTGAAAAAGGGACCGCGTGGGTCTCCGGTCTGTATAACCTCGCTGCGCTCTACAACGGTGGAACTATCCTTCAATTCTTTGACCTACCAGAGCCATGTAACGACGACAACATCGGTCCCAGCATTCAGGACGGTGAGTGGCATTTTCTCGCTGGAACGTGGGACGGTGAAGATATCCTACTCTACATTGATGGTGAACTGGAGGCGGAAATGCCGTGTAAAGGTGCGCTGAAACCGAACAACGATCCGCTTTTTATTGGTGCACGCGGCGGAAGCGGTCGTTTTCTTACGGGTGCCTTAGATGAAATTAAAATGTATAACTACGCCTTAACCAAGGAGGAATTGCTCAGAGATATGGAAGAGCCTGTCCTACTGCATGTCGATGCACAGGACAAATTAACGACCGTCTGGGCACGCCTCAAAACTGACTAA
- a CDS encoding SUMF1/EgtB/PvdO family nonheme iron enzyme, translating to MEKLAIEEHTYTNSIGMQLVRIEPGTFMMGSENASLSDELVGSKRTHLRDGDWDEQPVHQVTLTTPFHIGIFQVTNVQYEAFNVTHREMQSLRNVGFSLEDDEAVVFVDWHDATRFCEWLSEKEGLPYRLPTEAEWEYVCRAGTTTHFHTGDTLPPEFHKNVGESWYPDGGRGRGSEEIVPLPVGQTPPNRWGVYDMHGNVEEWCQDWYGPYEPNPQVDPIGREAGLYRVTRGGSHSTLLCYLRSANRMGAVPEDKHWYIGFRVVCGEVPQTSPTPAREVALWGREVKQEPASSPAPETPYFAEPLTFVKIPDGSNGPLFSAHNHVPAITECPNGDMFAAWYSCVTERGRELTVAASRLRFGGTEWDPAEPFWGPPDRNNHATSLWRNENGRIYHFNGLSAAATWGPLALVMRYSDDNGATWSKPRFISPEHRLRHMPIASVFRRQDDSILLACDAVSGGDGGTAIWLSDDDGETWYDPGAGQPIPEFAAGKNGGWIAGIHAAVVELSDGRLMAYGRGDTIDGRMPKSLSEDGGKTWHYSASPFPVVSGGQRCVLLRLQEGPIFLASFTGDRRESTLMLIVDASGNERLVTGLFGALSYDDGETWEHIRLITDDGADREIETMDGRPFTMGLNSAEPGGYLAVCQGQNGIIHLISSRQHYRFNLAWLKELPPSEV from the coding sequence ATGGAAAAATTGGCGATTGAAGAACACACATACACGAATTCGATAGGGATGCAGTTGGTTAGGATTGAACCCGGCACATTTATGATGGGTTCAGAGAATGCTTCGTTATCGGATGAATTAGTAGGGAGTAAAAGAACACACCTCCGAGATGGCGATTGGGATGAACAGCCAGTGCATCAGGTAACGCTTACCACGCCGTTCCACATCGGTATTTTTCAGGTTACCAATGTGCAGTATGAGGCATTTAATGTGACCCATCGTGAGATGCAGAGTCTTCGGAACGTCGGTTTTTCGCTGGAGGATGACGAGGCGGTTGTCTTTGTGGATTGGCACGATGCGACGCGCTTCTGTGAATGGCTCTCCGAAAAAGAGGGACTCCCTTATCGCTTACCGACTGAGGCGGAATGGGAATACGTGTGCCGAGCAGGAACGACAACCCATTTTCATACCGGGGATACACTGCCGCCCGAATTTCATAAAAATGTTGGCGAGAGTTGGTATCCGGATGGAGGAAGGGGTCGCGGTTCAGAAGAAATTGTACCTTTGCCTGTCGGACAAACGCCGCCTAATAGGTGGGGTGTCTACGATATGCACGGAAACGTAGAGGAGTGGTGTCAAGATTGGTACGGACCGTACGAACCGAACCCACAGGTCGATCCGATAGGCAGAGAAGCAGGACTGTATCGCGTCACACGCGGTGGTAGCCATTCGACACTGCTCTGTTATCTGCGTTCTGCGAATCGGATGGGGGCGGTGCCTGAAGATAAACACTGGTACATCGGGTTTCGTGTTGTTTGTGGTGAAGTGCCCCAGACATCACCGACACCTGCACGGGAGGTGGCGTTGTGGGGACGTGAGGTCAAACAGGAACCTGCAAGTTCACCCGCACCGGAGACACCTTATTTCGCGGAACCGCTGACGTTCGTTAAAATTCCAGACGGTTCAAATGGACCGCTTTTTTCAGCGCATAATCACGTCCCGGCGATAACAGAATGCCCGAATGGTGATATGTTCGCAGCGTGGTATTCGTGCGTGACAGAACGGGGACGTGAATTAACAGTCGCCGCGAGTCGGTTGCGTTTTGGTGGAACGGAGTGGGATCCTGCTGAACCCTTCTGGGGTCCGCCTGATCGGAATAATCACGCGACATCCCTCTGGCGAAATGAAAATGGACGAATTTATCATTTCAATGGACTTTCGGCAGCCGCGACATGGGGACCCTTAGCGTTGGTAATGCGCTATTCCGACGATAACGGCGCAACTTGGTCGAAACCTCGCTTCATTTCACCGGAGCATCGTCTCCGACACATGCCGATTGCCTCGGTCTTCCGAAGGCAGGACGATTCCATACTGCTTGCTTGCGATGCTGTGAGCGGCGGAGACGGCGGCACTGCAATATGGCTTAGCGATGACGATGGAGAAACGTGGTACGATCCGGGTGCGGGGCAACCTATCCCAGAATTTGCTGCAGGGAAAAATGGTGGATGGATCGCTGGCATTCACGCTGCTGTGGTTGAACTCTCGGATGGCAGGTTGATGGCTTATGGCAGAGGCGATACGATTGATGGACGGATGCCGAAAAGTCTTTCCGAAGATGGCGGCAAAACGTGGCATTACAGCGCGAGTCCATTCCCTGTGGTTTCCGGTGGGCAACGGTGCGTACTGCTACGGCTTCAAGAGGGACCAATTTTCCTCGCCTCCTTCACAGGGGATCGGAGGGAATCGACCCTAATGCTGATCGTCGATGCTTCTGGGAATGAACGTCTCGTTACCGGGCTCTTCGGTGCGTTATCTTATGACGATGGCGAGACGTGGGAACACATTCGCCTGATCACAGACGATGGCGCAGACCGAGAGATCGAAACGATGGATGGTCGACCCTTTACGATGGGGTTAAACAGTGCTGAACCGGGGGGTTACCTCGCCGTTTGTCAAGGACAGAATGGCATAATTCATCTGATTAGCAGCCGTCAACACTATCGATTTAATCTTGCGTGGTTAAAAGAGTTACCTCCATCAGAAGTTTAG
- a CDS encoding phytanoyl-CoA dioxygenase family protein, with amino-acid sequence MKLPFLHQEVEVSTDLRESNDILDNPKALKERIATDGYLLIRGLHDKDSVLTARRQILEKLEAKGMLAPDTELMNGIFNPEYPEPTSTGSMGNKALTQMPAFKAVVEGEPVMDFFKRFLGGEAATFDFKWLRTAGPGSGSPIHYDIVFMGRGTQDLYSCWTPFGDVSLDMGPIVFCLGSNQFEKVRATYGQSDVDRDLIEGHFSDKPLEVIEKFGGHWATTTFSTGDVIIFSMFLMHASLVNTSNKIRITADTRYQLAAEPIDERWVGEKPKGHYAWKQQGAKIESLEESRERWGV; translated from the coding sequence ATGAAACTCCCTTTTTTGCATCAAGAAGTAGAAGTCAGCACCGATTTACGCGAGAGTAACGACATTCTTGACAATCCGAAAGCATTGAAAGAGCGCATAGCAACGGATGGGTACCTGTTGATTCGCGGATTACATGACAAGGATTCGGTGCTTACAGCGCGCCGACAGATTCTGGAGAAGCTCGAAGCAAAAGGGATGCTCGCACCGGATACGGAGTTGATGAATGGCATCTTCAATCCGGAATACCCGGAACCTACCTCAACCGGTTCGATGGGCAATAAGGCGTTGACGCAAATGCCAGCATTCAAAGCAGTTGTTGAGGGCGAACCCGTAATGGACTTTTTCAAACGATTCCTCGGTGGCGAGGCAGCGACGTTCGATTTCAAATGGCTTCGCACGGCAGGACCCGGTTCAGGTTCCCCAATTCATTACGATATCGTGTTTATGGGCAGAGGCACACAGGATCTCTATTCCTGTTGGACCCCCTTTGGTGATGTATCACTGGATATGGGACCTATCGTCTTTTGTCTCGGTTCCAACCAGTTTGAAAAGGTGCGTGCTACCTACGGACAGTCGGATGTAGACCGGGATCTGATTGAAGGACATTTTAGCGATAAACCGCTTGAAGTCATTGAGAAATTTGGCGGACATTGGGCGACGACAACATTTTCAACGGGCGATGTTATTATTTTCAGTATGTTCCTGATGCATGCCTCGCTCGTCAATACCTCCAATAAGATTCGGATAACAGCAGATACCCGTTATCAGCTTGCTGCAGAACCGATCGATGAACGCTGGGTTGGCGAGAAACCGAAGGGACATTACGCATGGAAGCAGCAGGGCGCGAAGATTGAATCCTTGGAAGAGTCACGAGAGCGATGGGGGGTTTAA